A genome region from Gigantopelta aegis isolate Gae_Host chromosome 3, Gae_host_genome, whole genome shotgun sequence includes the following:
- the LOC121367362 gene encoding uncharacterized protein LOC121367362 isoform X2: MPSLTAEGFQEHQIDYKQKYKTLKKKLRLLVYEQECFLEELRKAQRKLLKVTRDRSFLLDRLLQYEKVTDSSGDSDATASSDSDADGHKDGVSSKKRKAGSSGDLGHMISGVGRMSSDGVKKKKSSLKKSKGHKSGGDSGNPGGQMTREELERHLESRQHSFGIEKTPTLLPMEIFSNDNSNPDSMSDIIGAEEEDTDLIIDVPH; encoded by the exons ATGCCATCACTAACTGCAG aggGTTTTCAAGAGCATCAAATAGACTACAAACAGAAGTACAAAACTTTGAAGAAGAAACTTAGATTGCTTGTTTAT GAACAGGAATGTTTTCTAGAAGAACTCCGAAAGGCTCAAAGGAAACTTCTAAAAGTGACTAGAGACAGAAG ttttttGTTAGACCGACTCTTACAGTATGAGAAGGTGACGGATTCATCGGGGGACAGCGACGCGACGGCGTCCAGTGACAGCGATGCAGACGGCCACAAAGATGGAGTTTCCAGTAAAAA AAGAAAGGCTGGCAGTTCAGGAGATTTAGGACATATGATTTCAGGAGTAGGTCGAATG TCCTCAGATGGtgtgaaaaagaagaaatcttCACTTAAGAAGTCCAAAG GTCACAAGTCGGGGGGTGACAGTGGGAACCCTGGAGGGCAGATGACAAGGGAGGAGCTGGAGCGACACCTAGAGTCACGACAACATTCTTTTGGAATTGAGAAAACTCCAACACTTCTACCGATGGAAATCTTCAGCAACGACAACTCTAACCCAGACAG tatgAGCGACATTATAGGTGCTGAGGAAGAGGACACTGATCTTATTATTGACGTACCACACTGA
- the LOC121367362 gene encoding uncharacterized protein LOC121367362 isoform X1, translated as MMMPVAEGFQEHQIDYKQKYKTLKKKLRLLVYEQECFLEELRKAQRKLLKVTRDRSFLLDRLLQYEKVTDSSGDSDATASSDSDADGHKDGVSSKKRKAGSSGDLGHMISGVGRMSSDGVKKKKSSLKKSKGHKSGGDSGNPGGQMTREELERHLESRQHSFGIEKTPTLLPMEIFSNDNSNPDSMSDIIGAEEEDTDLIIDVPH; from the exons ATGATGATGCCAGTTGCTG aggGTTTTCAAGAGCATCAAATAGACTACAAACAGAAGTACAAAACTTTGAAGAAGAAACTTAGATTGCTTGTTTAT GAACAGGAATGTTTTCTAGAAGAACTCCGAAAGGCTCAAAGGAAACTTCTAAAAGTGACTAGAGACAGAAG ttttttGTTAGACCGACTCTTACAGTATGAGAAGGTGACGGATTCATCGGGGGACAGCGACGCGACGGCGTCCAGTGACAGCGATGCAGACGGCCACAAAGATGGAGTTTCCAGTAAAAA AAGAAAGGCTGGCAGTTCAGGAGATTTAGGACATATGATTTCAGGAGTAGGTCGAATG TCCTCAGATGGtgtgaaaaagaagaaatcttCACTTAAGAAGTCCAAAG GTCACAAGTCGGGGGGTGACAGTGGGAACCCTGGAGGGCAGATGACAAGGGAGGAGCTGGAGCGACACCTAGAGTCACGACAACATTCTTTTGGAATTGAGAAAACTCCAACACTTCTACCGATGGAAATCTTCAGCAACGACAACTCTAACCCAGACAG tatgAGCGACATTATAGGTGCTGAGGAAGAGGACACTGATCTTATTATTGACGTACCACACTGA